A DNA window from Peromyscus leucopus breed LL Stock chromosome 3, UCI_PerLeu_2.1, whole genome shotgun sequence contains the following coding sequences:
- the LOC114701467 gene encoding C-type lectin domain family 2 member D11-like isoform X2 — protein MRTLPAESFLPAGVGENCKKLQGKFLRIISSESPAKLYCCYAVIAILATSVIALSVALSDMTNWPSSQTFCMAQEAHLAQFDSLEELNFLIRYKGDSTHWIGLHRETSQNPWRWTDSTKYNNLVPIRGEGQYAYLSDRGISSGKEYMPRKWICSKPNSYLQCPVVSQLVSKQS, from the exons ATGAGAACGTTACCTGCAGAGTCCTTCTTGCCAGCTGGTGTGGGAgaaaatt GTAAAAAGCTCCAAGGAAAATTTCTCAGAATTATCTCCTCTGAGTCCCCTGCTAAGCTCTACTGCTGTTATGCAGTGATCGCCATCCTCGCTACATCTGTAATTGCACTGTCTGTTGCTTTGTCAG acATGACAAACTGGCCATCCAGCCAGACCTTCTGCATGGCACAAGAGGCCCATCTAGCTCAATTTGACAGCCTGGAGGAGCTG AATTTCCTGATAAGATACAAGGGTGACTCTACCCACTGGATCGGCCTGCACAGAGAGACATCACAAAATCCTTGGAGGTGGACGGACAGTACCAAATACAACaactt ggtTCCCATCCGAGGAGAAGGACAATATGCCTACCTGAGTGACAGAGGGATCAGCAGTGGCAAGGAGTACATGCCCAGGAAGTGGATTTGTAGCAAGCCCAACAGCTATTTACAGTGCCCAGTAGTTTCACAGCTTGTTTCAAAGCAATCATGA
- the LOC114701467 gene encoding C-type lectin domain family 2 member D11-like isoform X1 has product MRTLPAESFLPAGVGENCKKLQGKFLRIISSESPAKLYCCYAVIAILATSVIALSVALSGITKPEAAHANCPRDWIGFGSKCFYFSKDMTNWPSSQTFCMAQEAHLAQFDSLEELNFLIRYKGDSTHWIGLHRETSQNPWRWTDSTKYNNLVPIRGEGQYAYLSDRGISSGKEYMPRKWICSKPNSYLQCPVVSQLVSKQS; this is encoded by the exons ATGAGAACGTTACCTGCAGAGTCCTTCTTGCCAGCTGGTGTGGGAgaaaatt GTAAAAAGCTCCAAGGAAAATTTCTCAGAATTATCTCCTCTGAGTCCCCTGCTAAGCTCTACTGCTGTTATGCAGTGATCGCCATCCTCGCTACATCTGTAATTGCACTGTCTGTTGCTTTGTCAG GTATTACAAAACCTGAAGCTGCCCATGCCAATTGCCCGAGAGACTGGATTGGATTTGgaagtaaatgtttttatttttccaaagacATGACAAACTGGCCATCCAGCCAGACCTTCTGCATGGCACAAGAGGCCCATCTAGCTCAATTTGACAGCCTGGAGGAGCTG AATTTCCTGATAAGATACAAGGGTGACTCTACCCACTGGATCGGCCTGCACAGAGAGACATCACAAAATCCTTGGAGGTGGACGGACAGTACCAAATACAACaactt ggtTCCCATCCGAGGAGAAGGACAATATGCCTACCTGAGTGACAGAGGGATCAGCAGTGGCAAGGAGTACATGCCCAGGAAGTGGATTTGTAGCAAGCCCAACAGCTATTTACAGTGCCCAGTAGTTTCACAGCTTGTTTCAAAGCAATCATGA